Proteins from a genomic interval of Sulfurimonas sp. HSL3-2:
- a CDS encoding NAD-binding protein yields MNLLARIRKFIHWETPPKPEVRLLPEFYGHLKPFRLPLILTVLIMLIGTFGYMLIDDFPLMDAIYQTGITFTTVGYGEIYPISQAGRIFTITLIIAGFAVFSSAIGTLVSELNKGVISRVLKERRMLYKIARLKNHFVVCFHNDYTIEVTKQLRKNHIPFVVIDHREDMDELAKKHKYPYYLQAEPHTEVAMLKAHLSSGKGIITLSDNIADNIAIIASVRLFEKEHLLPRPYYIISSAESMSDVEKLKKLGADTVVSPTKLTAQRVSTMAARPDMENLLEEFLYRNDTPLDMEQVYVPKFSWMVLKKLRESHLREIANVSVVGITKKDGKFVTMPKGDVLITSECSLLVIGTQQGISMTKDIVMKRKKPEELKYV; encoded by the coding sequence TTGAATCTTTTAGCTAGGATTCGTAAATTTATCCATTGGGAGACACCTCCTAAGCCTGAAGTAAGACTCCTACCGGAGTTTTATGGGCACCTCAAACCATTCCGCTTACCTCTAATTCTAACTGTATTGATAATGTTAATTGGAACATTCGGCTATATGCTGATTGATGATTTCCCGTTAATGGACGCGATCTATCAAACCGGTATAACATTTACAACAGTCGGATATGGAGAGATATATCCAATATCTCAAGCCGGTCGTATATTCACCATCACACTTATTATTGCAGGATTCGCCGTATTTTCGAGTGCGATAGGTACATTGGTCTCGGAGCTGAATAAGGGAGTTATTTCCAGAGTATTAAAGGAACGCCGTATGTTATATAAGATTGCACGTTTAAAAAATCATTTCGTTGTATGTTTTCACAATGATTACACGATAGAAGTTACCAAACAACTACGTAAAAATCATATACCTTTTGTTGTGATAGATCACAGAGAAGATATGGATGAGTTGGCAAAAAAACACAAATATCCGTACTATCTGCAGGCTGAACCGCATACAGAAGTGGCAATGCTTAAAGCTCACCTTTCATCAGGCAAGGGGATCATTACTCTTTCAGATAACATCGCCGACAATATCGCGATCATCGCATCCGTCAGGCTGTTTGAAAAAGAGCATTTGCTTCCTCGTCCATACTATATTATCAGTTCGGCTGAGAGTATGAGTGATGTTGAAAAACTGAAAAAGCTGGGAGCCGATACGGTCGTCTCTCCGACAAAACTGACAGCACAGCGTGTAAGTACGATGGCGGCACGTCCTGACATGGAAAACCTGCTTGAAGAGTTCCTGTATAGAAACGATACGCCGCTTGATATGGAACAGGTATATGTTCCGAAATTCAGCTGGATGGTACTAAAAAAACTAAGAGAATCACACTTAAGAGAGATCGCGAATGTCTCGGTTGTGGGGATCACGAAAAAAGATGGAAAATTTGTGACGATGCCAAAAGGCGATGTCCTGATAACAAGCGAGTGCAGTCTGCTGGTCATCGGAACACAGCAGGGTATCTCTATGACAAAAGATATAGTTATGAAACGTAAAAAACCTGAGGAACTAAAATATGTATAA
- the rpmB gene encoding 50S ribosomal protein L28, translating into MARRCAISGKGPMSGNNVSHAKNRTKRRFLPNLRTVRVTLEDGTTKKIKISAKELRTLKKNS; encoded by the coding sequence ATGGCAAGAAGATGTGCTATTAGTGGTAAAGGCCCAATGAGCGGAAACAATGTTTCTCATGCGAAGAACAGAACTAAACGTCGTTTTTTACCAAACTTGAGAACAGTTCGTGTTACATTAGAAGATGGAACAACGAAGAAAATCAAAATTTCTGCAAAAGAGCTTCGCACACTTAAGAAAAACTCGTAA
- a CDS encoding HDOD domain-containing protein has translation MVTTEDIKDYIKKIPPTPEVLNKTVSCVNAGELVKAAKIAEEDLALKSYLKDLVNKPIYGFRNEVSDLSQIFGILGINAAKQSLYNYMLSLLSPKEWVLFKMNKVLFYDFQADLSRRWHDILIHLKIDDKDIESSITLLPSSIIVCEALFKNNIENVRLLKGAKDLDYNTILKRLTKLDLFDISKHIAKTWDMPDRIGEVVQAASGVKPSNDPTINTLGKWMHLLLFYELSQPKFIEAGLNDFIEFNVEYVGDIYEDFMQLMNVGEKE, from the coding sequence ATGGTTACAACCGAAGATATTAAAGATTATATCAAAAAAATCCCTCCAACTCCAGAGGTTCTCAATAAAACTGTTTCTTGTGTTAATGCCGGAGAGTTGGTAAAAGCCGCAAAAATAGCTGAAGAGGACTTGGCACTCAAGTCATATCTTAAAGATCTTGTCAACAAACCTATATATGGATTTAGAAATGAGGTCAGCGATCTTTCCCAGATATTTGGTATTTTAGGCATAAATGCTGCGAAACAATCACTTTATAACTATATGCTTTCACTGCTCAGTCCTAAAGAGTGGGTTCTCTTTAAAATGAACAAAGTACTGTTTTACGATTTCCAAGCCGATCTCAGCAGGAGATGGCACGATATATTGATCCATTTAAAGATAGACGACAAAGATATAGAGAGTTCTATTACTCTTCTGCCTTCGAGCATCATCGTGTGTGAAGCACTTTTTAAAAACAATATAGAAAATGTCAGACTCTTAAAAGGTGCAAAAGACCTGGATTATAATACTATATTAAAGAGACTTACGAAACTAGACCTTTTTGACATCTCTAAACATATTGCAAAGACTTGGGATATGCCCGATAGAATAGGAGAGGTGGTGCAGGCTGCATCAGGAGTCAAACCGTCAAATGACCCGACGATCAACACTTTAGGAAAGTGGATGCATCTGCTTCTGTTTTATGAACTTTCTCAACCGAAATTCATTGAAGCAGGTCTTAATGACTTCATCGAATTCAATGTCGAGTACGTAGGAGATATTTATGAGGATTTTATGCAGTTGATGAATGTGGGTGAAAAAGAATGA
- a CDS encoding chemotaxis protein CheX, producing the protein MRAVVKDRIGVFYPQGFLDGNNAPSYLTIEDIKATEQLNVDMLLVSLKKVVFFNLNGIDVFVKLLQRVKAKNHIDVGICDYDQKKYESIMAYYKDNLSFSLFKTQQIAELFTASYTNQGKTLLLYSEDPSQRSAMAIELYDNGHNPIIAQTKEDFIEKSAHPDAYDDIVQNTHLGLMGQKVATRVTGNAIIYTVSGFLDAEIGSTFNIAYHNNSLNVGFRLFIFDAYKVLSMNIHAVNFLSKLCSAAAEYNATICFVGMTFEKTPLAFKEELEDAGMMFFDDMDDILQDKELLEELGGSSAASGKNKRSLTKVVVQELPDFIDATVSTIEMMTNAKAVKKSADIQKLFIEDINTKMASSIGFYGGIDGMIILIFPKDVAKKSCALLLGEETDDVNQILDALAEFVNIIGGRTKTLLSEKHISVDITLPRTYADVSSLLEVVDSKKGVQVDMAFNTDHFTFFLTR; encoded by the coding sequence ATGAGAGCGGTAGTAAAAGACAGAATCGGGGTATTTTATCCTCAAGGATTTTTAGACGGGAACAACGCACCCTCTTATCTGACTATCGAAGATATCAAAGCGACAGAACAGTTAAATGTCGATATGCTTTTAGTATCTCTTAAAAAGGTAGTCTTTTTCAATCTAAACGGAATCGACGTCTTTGTAAAACTCCTGCAGAGAGTAAAAGCAAAAAATCATATTGATGTCGGTATATGCGATTATGACCAAAAGAAATATGAGTCTATTATGGCTTACTATAAAGACAACCTTTCATTTTCACTCTTTAAGACGCAGCAGATCGCCGAACTTTTTACGGCATCTTATACAAATCAGGGCAAGACTCTGCTTCTTTACAGCGAAGACCCTTCACAGCGTTCGGCAATGGCGATAGAACTTTACGACAACGGTCACAACCCTATAATCGCTCAGACAAAAGAGGATTTTATTGAAAAGTCGGCACATCCCGATGCATATGACGATATAGTTCAAAACACTCACCTCGGCCTTATGGGACAAAAGGTCGCTACACGTGTTACCGGCAATGCTATTATCTATACGGTATCCGGATTTTTAGATGCGGAGATCGGTAGTACTTTCAATATCGCATATCATAACAACTCGTTAAACGTAGGTTTCAGGCTCTTTATATTCGATGCATATAAAGTCCTTTCAATGAACATTCATGCAGTCAATTTCCTCTCGAAACTCTGTTCCGCTGCAGCAGAATATAATGCGACGATCTGTTTTGTCGGTATGACGTTTGAGAAGACTCCGCTTGCTTTTAAAGAGGAACTTGAAGATGCAGGTATGATGTTCTTTGATGATATGGATGACATACTTCAGGACAAAGAACTTCTTGAAGAGCTAGGCGGAAGCAGTGCAGCGTCAGGAAAGAACAAACGTTCTTTGACCAAAGTCGTAGTACAGGAACTTCCCGACTTTATCGATGCTACGGTTTCTACTATTGAGATGATGACGAATGCAAAAGCCGTAAAAAAATCAGCTGACATACAAAAACTTTTTATTGAAGATATCAATACCAAGATGGCAAGTTCGATCGGTTTTTACGGAGGCATCGACGGGATGATAATCCTTATATTTCCAAAAGATGTCGCTAAAAAAAGCTGTGCCCTGCTTTTAGGTGAAGAGACAGATGATGTCAATCAGATCTTAGACGCACTAGCCGAATTTGTAAATATTATCGGCGGGCGTACAAAGACTCTGCTCTCTGAAAAACATATAAGTGTCGATATCACACTTCCTAGGACTTATGCGGATGTCTCAAGCCTGTTAGAGGTCGTAGACAGTAAAAAAGGGGTGCAGGTCGATATGGCTTTTAACACTGACCACTTCACTTTTTTCCTTACAAGATAG
- the rpe gene encoding ribulose-phosphate 3-epimerase, translating to MLVAPSVLSADFGNLANDVKAICDAGCDLVHVDVMDGHFVPNLTIGPVVVSAIAKAATKPLDIHLMVQNNTFFVELFAPLKPEYISFHIEEEKHPHRLIQKIRSLGIKPAIVLNPHTPPEAIEYILEDLDMVLVMSVNPGFGGQSFIPNVVKKVKRLKELRDAINPNCLIEIDGGVTDKNIEMLRDAGVDVCVAGSYVFKHDSYKEAIDSLHI from the coding sequence ATGCTTGTAGCTCCTAGTGTACTCTCTGCAGATTTCGGAAATCTTGCAAACGATGTTAAAGCTATCTGTGATGCTGGATGCGATCTGGTCCACGTTGATGTAATGGACGGACATTTTGTTCCGAATCTGACAATTGGGCCTGTTGTCGTTTCAGCTATAGCAAAGGCGGCTACAAAACCTCTTGATATACACCTTATGGTACAAAACAACACTTTCTTCGTTGAACTCTTTGCACCTCTAAAACCGGAATATATCTCTTTTCATATCGAAGAGGAGAAACATCCGCATAGACTGATCCAAAAGATCAGATCACTCGGTATTAAACCGGCGATCGTTTTAAATCCTCACACTCCGCCTGAAGCTATCGAATATATCCTCGAAGATCTGGACATGGTACTTGTGATGAGTGTCAATCCGGGATTCGGCGGGCAGAGTTTCATACCAAATGTCGTTAAAAAAGTAAAACGCTTAAAAGAGCTAAGAGACGCGATCAATCCAAACTGCCTTATCGAGATAGACGGCGGCGTGACAGATAAAAACATCGAGATGCTTCGTGATGCGGGAGTCGATGTTTGTGTTGCGGGAAGTTATGTGTTTAAACATGACTCATATAAAGAAGCGATAGACAGTCTGCATATATGA
- a CDS encoding phosphoribosylanthranilate isomerase produces MRTKICGITSFEDAMAAIDAGADALGFVFYKESPRYISKEDARDIIKDLPPFVEKVALFVNEDADTIDEICRFTGATLAQIHFDADKKLYSSLKTPHLKVIRAQTKDDVAKYKDEYRLVDAYCESYGGAGKRINIEWFDDVDCSKIILAGGLDPQNVADLKKYGFYGVDVSSGVEKSKGKKDYKKVREFIKNAK; encoded by the coding sequence ATGAGAACAAAAATCTGTGGAATAACCTCTTTTGAAGATGCGATGGCAGCGATCGACGCCGGTGCGGATGCCTTAGGATTTGTCTTTTATAAAGAATCTCCTAGATATATCTCTAAAGAGGATGCCAGAGATATTATCAAAGATCTTCCTCCTTTTGTCGAAAAAGTCGCCCTTTTTGTCAACGAAGATGCAGATACAATCGATGAGATATGCAGGTTTACGGGTGCGACACTCGCACAGATCCATTTTGATGCAGACAAAAAACTTTATAGCTCACTCAAAACTCCTCACCTTAAAGTCATACGGGCTCAGACAAAAGACGATGTAGCAAAATACAAAGATGAGTATAGGTTAGTCGATGCATACTGTGAAAGTTACGGCGGAGCAGGAAAAAGAATAAACATAGAGTGGTTTGACGATGTCGACTGTTCAAAGATCATACTTGCAGGCGGACTAGACCCTCAAAATGTAGCTGATCTGAAGAAGTACGGCTTTTACGGTGTCGATGTCAGCAGCGGAGTCGAAAAAAGCAAAGGTAAAAAAGACTATAAGAAAGTAAGAGAATTTATAAAAAATGCTAAGTGA
- a CDS encoding 3'-5' exonuclease — protein sequence MLSDFILDRKSLSKLSTSGLSYESIKSQTGSEDVDFTLELWRAQGLDIVRDRALYYYATKFVNIKDAVFCIVDVETNGSKTDKHQIIEIGAVKVLNGEIIDTYESLVHCTDINKHITDITGISVEDTKDAPPLKQVMQEFKLFLADSVFVAHDVKFDFKFISSMMEKIGLSPILNRHLCSINLAERTIESYRYGLSYLNELLNLHEDATHHRALSDALTTAKLFIKSLSLLDDNVVTVEDLINFSKNERRLKRPKFDPLIKDEEE from the coding sequence ATGCTAAGTGACTTTATACTTGATAGAAAAAGTCTATCAAAACTCTCTACCAGCGGTCTATCCTATGAAAGCATAAAATCTCAAACCGGTTCTGAAGACGTAGATTTCACATTGGAGCTATGGCGTGCACAGGGGCTTGATATTGTAAGAGACAGAGCCCTTTACTACTATGCTACAAAGTTTGTCAATATAAAAGACGCAGTGTTTTGTATCGTCGATGTCGAGACGAACGGTTCTAAGACAGATAAACATCAGATCATAGAGATCGGTGCCGTCAAGGTACTAAACGGTGAGATCATAGATACATATGAAAGTCTGGTACATTGTACGGACATCAATAAACATATAACAGATATCACAGGAATAAGCGTAGAAGATACTAAAGATGCTCCACCGCTTAAACAGGTGATGCAGGAATTTAAACTTTTTTTAGCCGACAGTGTCTTTGTCGCCCATGACGTAAAATTCGACTTCAAGTTTATCTCTTCTATGATGGAGAAGATCGGTCTCAGCCCCATACTAAACCGCCACCTGTGTAGTATAAACCTTGCAGAAAGAACTATAGAATCATACAGATACGGACTTTCCTATCTTAATGAACTTCTAAACCTGCATGAAGATGCCACGCATCACAGAGCACTCTCAGATGCACTCACAACTGCAAAACTGTTTATAAAATCTTTGAGCTTACTTGATGATAATGTTGTTACTGTAGAAGATCTGATAAATTTTTCAAAAAATGAGAGAAGATTAAAAAGACCGAAGTTCGATCCTCTTATAAAAGATGAAGAGGAGTAG
- the accA gene encoding acetyl-CoA carboxylase carboxyl transferase subunit alpha, whose product MATYLDFEQKIKQIQEEIISAEVRRDDHAVQILKKDLDKEVSKTYKNLSPFQKLQLARHQDRPYALDYINILMHDMYEIHGDRHFRDDPAIICYLGYIGEEKVMVIGEQKGRGTKNKLKRNFGMPNPEGYRKALRAAQMAEKFHIPVLMLIDTPGAYPGLGAEERNQSEAIARNLLELSKLNTQTISIVIGEGGSGGALAIGVADRLAMMRYSVFSVISPEGCSAILWNDPTKVETATKALRITSEDLKELDLIDDVIDEPLIGAHRDKEGAAKALGDYFLNKLQELRSMSDEERMQKRYERLVSIGEFSE is encoded by the coding sequence TTGGCAACATATCTTGATTTTGAACAAAAAATAAAACAGATACAAGAGGAGATAATCTCTGCAGAGGTTCGTCGTGACGACCATGCAGTACAGATTTTAAAAAAAGACTTAGATAAAGAAGTATCTAAAACTTATAAAAATCTATCTCCATTTCAAAAACTACAACTTGCTCGTCATCAAGATCGCCCATATGCGCTGGATTATATCAATATCTTAATGCATGATATGTATGAGATCCATGGAGACCGTCACTTTAGAGACGATCCTGCGATTATCTGCTACCTTGGCTATATCGGTGAAGAGAAAGTCATGGTTATCGGTGAACAAAAAGGGCGTGGAACGAAGAACAAGCTCAAGCGTAACTTCGGTATGCCAAACCCTGAAGGATACCGTAAAGCTTTACGTGCCGCACAGATGGCAGAGAAGTTTCATATCCCTGTTCTTATGCTTATAGACACTCCGGGCGCTTACCCTGGTCTAGGCGCAGAAGAGAGAAACCAAAGTGAAGCTATCGCTAGAAACCTGCTTGAACTTTCAAAACTGAACACACAGACTATCTCTATAGTTATCGGTGAAGGCGGAAGCGGCGGGGCACTGGCTATCGGTGTTGCAGACAGACTTGCGATGATGCGTTACTCTGTATTTAGCGTCATCTCACCTGAAGGGTGTTCTGCTATCCTTTGGAATGACCCGACAAAAGTGGAGACTGCTACAAAAGCTCTTAGAATCACAAGTGAAGATCTAAAAGAGTTAGATCTTATCGATGATGTCATAGATGAACCGTTGATCGGTGCGCATCGTGATAAAGAGGGTGCAGCAAAAGCGTTAGGTGACTACTTCTTAAATAAACTTCAAGAGCTGCGTTCGATGAGCGATGAAGAAAGAATGCAAAAACGTTATGAAAGACTTGTCAGTATAGGCGAGTTTTCGGAGTAG
- a CDS encoding beta-ketoacyl-ACP synthase II, protein MRRVVVTGLGMINSIGHDKESSFKAMCAGECGIDTITIFDPSDYAVKIAGEVKDFDPATVMDAKEVKKADRFIHLGLKAAQEAIADAKFGDDIDAERFGISAASGIGGLPAIEKNSIIIETKGPRRISPFFIPSALVNMLGGFVSIAHDLKGPNLSSVTACAAGTHAISEAAKTIMCNGADRMLVVAAESAITGAGVGGFAAMKALSTRNDDPKHASRPFDSGRDGFVMGEGAGALVLEEYEAAVARGANIYAEIIGFGESGDANHITTPSLDGPLRAMKAAYKMAGEPKLDYVNAHGTSTPINDKNETAAVKELLGGAQNCPPMSSIKGQIGHCLGAAGGIEAVTCLMAMRDGIIPPTINYETPDENCDLDYVPNQARKAELNVVMSNSFGFGGTNGVVIFKKI, encoded by the coding sequence ATGAGAAGAGTTGTAGTAACTGGTTTAGGAATGATAAATTCAATAGGGCATGATAAAGAGAGTTCGTTTAAAGCTATGTGTGCCGGTGAATGTGGAATAGATACTATAACTATATTTGATCCTAGTGATTATGCTGTTAAGATCGCAGGTGAGGTCAAAGATTTTGATCCGGCAACTGTGATGGACGCAAAAGAGGTTAAAAAAGCTGATAGATTTATCCATTTAGGACTAAAAGCGGCACAAGAAGCGATCGCAGATGCTAAATTTGGTGACGATATCGATGCTGAACGTTTCGGTATATCTGCAGCTTCAGGTATCGGCGGACTTCCGGCTATCGAGAAAAACTCTATCATCATCGAGACTAAAGGTCCTCGTCGTATATCTCCGTTTTTTATCCCGTCTGCTTTAGTAAATATGCTTGGCGGATTTGTTTCTATAGCTCACGACTTAAAAGGTCCTAACCTTTCATCAGTAACGGCTTGTGCTGCTGGGACTCACGCTATCAGTGAAGCAGCAAAGACTATTATGTGTAACGGTGCTGACAGAATGCTGGTTGTCGCTGCAGAATCAGCGATCACAGGTGCAGGTGTCGGCGGATTCGCTGCTATGAAAGCTCTTTCTACAAGAAATGACGATCCTAAACATGCTTCTCGTCCATTTGATTCAGGTCGTGACGGGTTTGTTATGGGTGAGGGTGCAGGTGCACTTGTCCTTGAAGAGTATGAAGCAGCAGTTGCTCGCGGTGCTAACATCTATGCTGAGATCATCGGTTTTGGTGAGAGCGGCGATGCAAACCACATCACGACTCCAAGTCTTGACGGTCCGTTACGTGCTATGAAAGCTGCATATAAAATGGCAGGTGAGCCTAAACTTGACTATGTAAACGCTCACGGTACAAGTACTCCGATCAATGACAAAAACGAGACGGCTGCAGTGAAAGAACTACTAGGCGGTGCACAAAACTGTCCTCCGATGAGTTCTATCAAAGGTCAGATTGGTCACTGTCTAGGTGCAGCAGGCGGTATCGAAGCTGTTACTTGTCTAATGGCTATGCGTGACGGGATCATCCCTCCGACGATAAACTATGAAACACCAGATGAAAATTGTGATTTAGACTATGTTCCAAATCAAGCGCGCAAAGCTGAGCTAAACGTAGTTATGAGTAACTCATTTGGTTTTGGCGGTACAAACGGCGTTGTAATTTTCAAAAAAATCTAA
- the acpP gene encoding acyl carrier protein: protein MALIDDIKEVVVEQLSVNPDEVKEDSKFVEDLGADSLDVVELVMALEEKFDIEIPDDEAEKIQTVKDVIDYIESK from the coding sequence ATGGCACTAATCGATGATATTAAAGAAGTTGTTGTTGAACAATTAAGCGTTAACCCAGACGAAGTAAAAGAGGATTCTAAATTTGTTGAGGATCTAGGTGCTGATAGCCTTGATGTCGTTGAATTAGTAATGGCGCTTGAAGAGAAGTTTGATATTGAAATCCCTGATGATGAAGCGGAAAAAATTCAAACTGTTAAAGATGTAATTGATTATATAGAAAGTAAATAA
- the fabG gene encoding 3-oxoacyl-ACP reductase FabG, with protein MRFSGKNVLVTGSSRGIGAEIAKVLATYGLKVWINYRSGAAEADAVKAEIEAAGGVAAVIGFDVSDEDAFVDAIKTIVDSDGELSYLVNNAGITNDKLALRMKVEDFMSVINANLTSAFIGCREAMKVMRKKKFGSIVNISSIVGETGNGGQTNYAASKGGVIAMTKSFAIEAASSGIRYNSLTPGFIATEMTDVLSDEIKNSFTSKIPMGRFGDAKEVAEATAFLLSDHSSYITGETLKVNGGMNMA; from the coding sequence ATGAGATTTAGTGGAAAAAATGTTTTAGTAACGGGTTCAAGCCGCGGTATCGGTGCAGAGATAGCAAAAGTTTTAGCGACATACGGTCTTAAAGTATGGATCAACTATAGAAGCGGTGCAGCAGAAGCTGACGCAGTAAAAGCTGAGATAGAAGCTGCAGGCGGCGTCGCTGCTGTTATCGGATTTGACGTAAGTGATGAAGATGCATTCGTAGATGCTATCAAAACTATCGTTGATTCTGACGGTGAACTTTCATATCTTGTAAACAATGCAGGGATCACAAACGATAAACTTGCACTTCGTATGAAAGTAGAAGATTTTATGTCTGTTATTAATGCAAATCTTACATCTGCATTTATCGGTTGTCGTGAAGCGATGAAAGTTATGAGAAAGAAAAAATTCGGTTCGATCGTAAACATCTCTTCTATCGTAGGCGAGACGGGTAACGGCGGTCAGACAAATTACGCGGCAAGTAAAGGCGGTGTGATAGCTATGACAAAAAGTTTTGCTATCGAAGCAGCGTCAAGCGGTATCCGTTATAACTCACTTACTCCTGGTTTTATCGCAACTGAGATGACAGATGTCTTAAGTGACGAGATCAAAAACTCTTTTACATCTAAGATCCCTATGGGACGTTTTGGAGATGCGAAAGAAGTTGCAGAAGCGACTGCATTTTTACTTTCAGACCACTCAAGTTATATCACGGGTGAAACGCTAAAAGTAAACGGCGGGATGAACATGGCATAA
- the gpmI gene encoding 2,3-bisphosphoglycerate-independent phosphoglycerate mutase gives MSKKAVLVITDGIGYSSKTEYNAFYNAKKPTYDNLFKNVPHSLIDTFGLSVGLPHGQMGNSEVGHMTIGSGRVLYQDLVKISLALDEHSFNDNIEFKNLLKKSKRLHLIGLMSDGGVHSHIDHFMGIADLAASQGKEVFLHLITDGRDVSPTSATLYLHQVQAHLGDNVKIATIGGRFYSMDRDNRWERVKAGYDAIVNATPKSDYSVEDYIEDSYAKNVTDEFIEPTAFDGYEGFKEGDSVLTINFRSDRMREMVTAIGDKDFDGFARKYIPVNVATITEYDKSFNYPVLFKKESPKNTLAEVISANGLRQLHTAETEKYAHVTFFLNGGIDEPCLNETRVLIPSPNVRTYDMKPEMSAPEVGDAVVKAMDEEYDFVVVNFANGDMVGHTGDFDAAVKAVETVDAQLGRIVEKAKEKDYALVITSDHGNCEEMKDSSGNVLTNHTVGKVWCFVMADGVTKVETGGLNNIAPTILKLMDLEIPQEMDHGLI, from the coding sequence TTGTCTAAAAAAGCAGTTTTAGTTATTACAGACGGTATTGGGTACTCTTCAAAAACAGAGTACAACGCATTTTATAATGCAAAAAAACCGACTTACGATAATCTTTTTAAAAATGTACCGCACTCACTTATAGATACATTCGGTCTAAGTGTCGGACTTCCTCACGGACAGATGGGGAACTCTGAAGTAGGGCATATGACTATAGGCAGCGGGCGTGTTTTATATCAAGATCTGGTAAAGATCTCTTTAGCGCTTGATGAGCATAGTTTCAACGACAATATCGAGTTTAAAAACTTACTCAAAAAATCAAAAAGACTGCATCTGATAGGACTTATGAGTGACGGTGGTGTTCACTCGCATATAGACCATTTTATGGGGATAGCAGATTTGGCCGCATCACAAGGCAAAGAGGTGTTTTTACATCTTATCACGGACGGCCGTGATGTCTCTCCGACATCTGCGACACTCTATCTGCATCAAGTCCAGGCTCACCTTGGAGACAATGTAAAGATAGCGACTATCGGAGGGCGTTTTTATTCAATGGACCGTGACAACCGCTGGGAAAGAGTAAAAGCAGGATACGACGCGATCGTAAATGCGACTCCAAAGAGCGACTACAGTGTCGAAGACTATATTGAAGACTCTTATGCAAAAAATGTGACGGATGAGTTTATAGAACCGACAGCATTTGACGGATATGAAGGTTTTAAAGAGGGCGATAGCGTTCTTACTATAAACTTTAGAAGTGACAGGATGAGAGAGATGGTGACAGCCATCGGAGATAAAGATTTTGACGGATTCGCAAGAAAATATATTCCGGTCAATGTCGCGACGATCACCGAGTACGACAAAAGTTTCAACTATCCGGTTTTGTTTAAAAAAGAGTCACCGAAAAATACATTGGCAGAGGTCATCTCTGCAAACGGTCTTCGTCAGCTTCATACGGCCGAGACTGAAAAATATGCACACGTCACATTCTTTTTAAACGGCGGGATAGATGAACCGTGTTTAAACGAGACACGCGTACTGATCCCTAGTCCAAATGTCAGGACTTACGATATGAAACCTGAGATGAGTGCTCCTGAAGTAGGCGATGCAGTCGTAAAAGCGATGGATGAGGAGTATGATTTTGTAGTCGTCAACTTTGCAAACGGCGACATGGTAGGGCATACGGGAGATTTTGATGCAGCCGTGAAAGCTGTCGAGACGGTCGATGCACAGCTTGGACGTATCGTAGAAAAAGCCAAAGAAAAAGATTACGCTTTAGTGATCACTTCCGATCATGGTAACTGTGAAGAGATGAAAGACTCAAGCGGTAATGTACTGACAAACCATACAGTCGGAAAAGTCTGGTGTTTTGTTATGGCTGACGGTGTTACAAAAGTAGAGACAGGCGGTCTGAACAACATAGCGCCGACTATCTTGAAACTGATGGATTTAGAGATCCCACAAGAGATGGATCACGGTCTAATATAA